The Candidatus Poribacteria bacterium sequence CGTCAGTGTTCCGAACCGGTACATGCACTCGCCGGTCGAGGTGGTCGCGCTCGACGACCTCGAGAACGCGGCGAAGCTGTTGGCTGAGTTCGTTCTGGCGGTGGACGCGAGCACCGACTTCACGCCCTGAACTCGAGCCGAACGAGCGACGGTACCAGACTTTCTGGAGAAGACCGCATGGCAGGCGTCGTGGTCGGAATCTTCGCATCGAACCAAGGTGGTATCCGCAAGCCAGCCCTGGAGTCCGCGCGCGCCGTGATCGACCATGGGCTGGAAGGCGACGCGTCGGCGCGGCACAAGCGGACGCCGGGACGCGCCCTCTGCCTATACAGCGCGGAGCTCTACGAATCGCTTCGCGCTGATGGCATCGAGCTGGACGCGGGCGACCTGGCGGAGAACCTGCTGCTGTCGGGGATCGACTTCGGTCGGCTCTCGGTCGGAGACCGGCTCCAGGTCGGCGAATCGGT is a genomic window containing:
- a CDS encoding MOSC domain-containing protein; the encoded protein is MAGVVVGIFASNQGGIRKPALESARAVIDHGLEGDASARHKRTPGRALCLYSAELYESLRADGIELDAGDLAENLLLSGIDFGRLSVGDRLQVGESVTIELSEVRVPCATLAPLDGRLPQALVGRSGFLAFVRSEGSIRVGDAVRQM